tcattaatttagTGACACAATcccatcttattttattttggattaATTTTACGATGTAGAAATGAAAGTAGACGTGTTCATGCGTTTGATTTTTTACCGATCGACAGTTCAACAATCAGTCTCTCACTGTAAACACAAGCTGCCGTCTTTCATCGTGTGCTGTGTGAAACAACAGGATGAAGGAAACGTCCTCTGCTGCGTCTCGAGTGGGGAAACTGTGGCGTTGTTGGTTTTCAGCAGCTTCCACTCTAAAGCTCAAATGTTGCACAACTAAATCTTCCTCAATCAGAACTCGGAGCAGATTAAAATGAGAAGTCAGGTGGTAGATATGGATGTTTCTTAACTCGAGATAGGAAACCATAACggaattattcattcatttcattacaCAACACCACATTTAACACAGCAACAAAGTAACTAATGACAAATAATGCAATACTTATTTCCCTTATAAAGAGTGTGAggccacaaaaacacactcaggCTTTCTAACCAGTTAATATTTCTAACATGATCATGTCTGAATTATTCACGTTAATATAAACACGATCTGTGCTGAGAGAGTCCACAaagatattttcttttatttggagGCAAATCTTTAGTTTTGTAAATGCTTTCAGTAGTTCGGCCACAATGATCAACGAGCTGCGTTATGAAAGTCAGACTGGAGCTTCCTGCAGCTCCTCCTCTGGTCTCTGTGAGAGGTGACTACGGCTCAGCGTTCAACGCCATCGTCTCAGACAGCCTCACCACCAAACTGGAACGCCTTTAGACCCCCCAGCTCCTGGATCAGACACTTCCTCACCAACTGGCCTCAATCTGTCCAATCATCTTTGTCCCCCCAGAGGTCATCGTCAGATCCTCCTGTCTCAGGTAAACCAGGGCCATCACAGCTGAACCCTCAAACCCCGCCCACCAACTGTTTGACACCTCCAGACTCACTAACAGCTCCTTCCCCCCACACCCCATCCTGCCCACCCACCtcaccaatctgagccatggtcACAGGACACACTCCCAGACTCTATACTCAGCCCTGTCTTTGCACTGCTCTCAAACACGTGTGTCTCCATTGGCTGCCTTTCTCTTATTTATGTCTATATTCCTCTAGACTGTAAACATCTCCTCTGTTTGCTGtttattccttttttcttcttcttctctaaaGATGGCGCATAAAAGCAGGACTGAGTCCTCTGTGTAGAgcgacagtaactgtgtgtgtttgtaagcatttaaacaatgcAGAGAGTAAAATGAAcagcaacagtattttgtctaagtCCATCATTGTAGAAATgatggcgcacagcgtgacgtcaaaaaaggcgcacacctttgacgctgcattttctccgttttcctcgtccacacgtaaacgcaaaaactgcgtttttaaaaatctccgttttcattGGCCGAAAAAGCTGTTTACacgtggacgaaaggtgcaaacgcgtagaaaaatctgcattttcaaaaatacccgcgtacgtgtggacgtagcctctgTGCTAACTCTGTGGAAACGGCTGAAAACGATGGTGTGGACGCAGAGCGTTTTCAGACTAAAACGacgttttcaaatttatccgggctcgtgtggacgtagccttagcaTGTCTCTCACACTTACtgtagggctttggagcgtgatgtcacgggggtgggcgtggaaaggattttggcccgatccgccattttgggggtctaagtaaggagcgaaagcatagccatggttcgtacttgctgtgcggtcggctgcaatgttcgatcttacgaccggcacgggaataagtttggattgtctttttatgctttcccaacctggaagcaacatgaaggagctcatgtatcggatgttaccaaacgaaggcgtctagcctggatagcagccgtgagacgagctgatatcaagTTCTGTTACGTCTCCAGATATCAGCTGGTGTgctcaagacattttcattccggtaagttctaaatatgttcttATCACACTTTATAGCTGAATAATATTATCGTTGGTGGTCTCGGAAGTTATAGAAATTGCGATCAAACATCGGAGTGACTTGATTGGTtgatgtaaagacaataaatgaaatgagacaggaaggacaCAAATTGGCGTTAATAATTTACCTGATTATCAATGTGTTAACTTGCATGTACTTTACAATTATGGGCATATAATATGATAACGATATTTTAGCAGttaaatgataaatgtgtaacatTAATTATGGTGGGGGGTGGAAAATGGCTATTTCACTCGATGCACTCCAGCTGACTTACTTTGACGACGTACTCAGAGTTTGGCGgcttgaaaatagccaaatcttgcacccagccatttgtaaattggatgacttgtaattacgaaactggttcgctgtgtaagcgcttactccacaaacaagatacgtgaagatatcggggtaggacagtggcggtaagtcgtctgggtctttactccactgccgtatttcatatgggtccagatttgcgatgctctctattttttttcaagtaccgctgcttcgcctctggacgcaatcggtctctataccgtccgttttcttttgagctgcttttaagcatgtttcttgtcgtcgtcgttccaacacagtgtgtttgttttgattcgtagaccccgaaaatggagctgcgctcccacaatgcattgcggcgttacgtcaactccaaagccctgtTGACAGATGGTATCTCAGGAAGTTGGAGGGAAGCATCCACACACAaaggagtgggggggggggggggggggggagtcttttgtctctttttccacTGTAAGAGATAGCAAGGGAGACGGGGAAAGACCCCCAATTCCTGCAGTCTTTACTatttagatatttattttttactcttGCACACTCAGCCACATATCgtttcattgtacatgtacaatgacaataaagacctattctattctattctattctattctatttctcCTGTGTGAGCTGGACACAGGTGTAGCCGACTGTAGTTTCCTGTTGGTCGTGTTGTTCTTGAACGCTGCTGTAGACGTTATCAGGAAGCTGAAACCACAGACAGATGTGAAAACAGTGAAGAGGACAGAAACACAGGAAGATGGCTGTTAGTTTGCTCCGTAAAGGAATCACtgatctcttcttctttctcccaTTAGACGTCATCTCACCCCACTTAGCCTACTGCATCGTCTGCTTATTATTCTTAACAAGTCATCACATTATAAATATATCTTAATCCATCCCATTATCCTCAATAAAAGGGGTAAAGTGTGTTAAACAGTTCCTCCCATCAGTAACTCACCTTCAGCAGCTCTCTGACCCTCTGCTGCTCTCAGCCTCCTGTAACAATATGACTGATTttacaatcaaatatcaaaaactacaaagaaaacaaacatgtgGATAAAAAAGGATGACATGTGAGTCAGGGTTAAGATTATAATTATTCATAATATGCTGTgaacatatttaacaaaatcattaagtgtttaaaagaataaacagtAAGAATCAGTTAAACAAACCCACAAACTGAGAAAGTGAAGCGTGTTGGGTGttattgtgtatttgtgagATCTGAGTATGAAAAATGATTTGATGTAAaattgttttcatgtgttttatcATGTAAGAAACAGCAGGAAATGCTCTGTTTAGGTGAGGGAGCTGTGGGAGGTTCAGGGCAGACGAGTCAACGCACATATATACACGAGGCGTGAGAGACGGAGGCTGATTTCACATTTGTACTTCAGATCATTTCTGTTTCCTGACATCAGACCTCCACCTGTGCTGTGGGCTTGATGCTAACACTTACACAGGCTGCTGAACCAAAGCTCAGCTGTCCGTCTCTTCAGCTCTTTGTGTGGAAGTGTTGGCAGAGAAAGCTTTACTGTTATACTGTTAATCACACAGGTGATGTAATGTTACATACGTGTACTTTACATGAACACAAGTAAAATCACTAAAACGTAATATAACTCAGGTTCAGCACAGCcaccttcagctgctgctgaagaGGAACTCAGACTGATTTGTACCTTTCGACGATGAAGAGCACGAGCGCGATCACAACCAGCAGGACAACAAACACCACACCAGGTATCGGAGGAAGGTTTCCACcagctgtgaaaacagaaacatatgtAGAAATCAGCACAAACTGTCGGTATGTTACGGGTTGGAAGTGAGAAAGCTCTGATAGAAATATAGCTTTGAAACAacctgtttttatgtatttatatatgtttaagtCAGTTTTCATCCTGCATGTAATTTATCCTGAGTGATGAGTTTGTGCTGTCAGTGAAGTGACCTGAGCGTCCGATCATGTTTCTACTAACTTTAGTTTTCACAGAATGTCACTGGGTGCTGTCGAGGTGgtgttttgctaaaaaaaaaaagaaaaacgttttACTCACATGTTGTAACTTTATTGACTAAATAGAAAAACTAGTGATAAAAGAATTCATCCACTCGGACATAAATAGAGGGGACATGGTCCCCGTGTCTCTGGCTGGCTCGCAcgaggttttcttttctttctttccctctccctcactcctctctgcctgggcggagcttgTTACGGGCTCTTGctcttggcccacgcacctgtgtGATTGTCACCACCTGCTGCTGTTCTGGCTGATTCCCCAGCTACTATTAAAGGCAGTTGCACAGAGCAGCTCTCCGCTGGAACGCAGAGTCTCCTGAGTTCGTGCTCTCGGCTTCTTTAAAGAAGTCCCTGTGTGTATTTACCTGTGGTACTAACTACTGTTTCCTGTATGTAGCTATCCCCCTCCTGGACCAGATTACGGACCTATCGTGTGTGTGGCGGTGTGAGTGGAGTTTTAGAGCGATTGCGGCTAAAGAGGAGTGAGTGTGCGTGGATTACCCCCTTCTCACTGGAGCCCCTCCCAACTcactgtataataataataataataataataataatggattggatttatatagcacccaaatcaaggcacccaaagcgctttataataccactattcattcactctcgcattcacacactggtgattattattattattattattattattatttgaggtTCCTTCCTGCCAAACACCACGTAGCTCATAAAGTCACAGCTGTGAGGCGACTCTGTGGAAGAAGTGTCagtatttaaataatttcccAATGTGTGTTATCAGTTTTTAGAACATCGTTTACAAAAGGCAAagtttatcatttaaaattacTTGAAACCAAAAAACAGAATCAAATTTGAGGTTCATCCTATCAAAACACTTTACCagtctttgtttcagttttgctAAATTTAACAATTTAATTTTAAGCATCTTCTAACTtttcaaagcttcttttttcagtttgaaaTTGTGGCCGGAGATCGCTCCCACATCTCTGTAGAGTTTGTGTTCTCAGTTTGATGACgtcttaaaatttaaaaaaggtttcAGAAAACTGAACAAACCTCCAGCCTCCACCTGCAGGCTGTACGGCTCAGAGAGAGTCTCCATGCTCTTCTTCAGAGCACAGGTGTagttcccagaatcctctgCAGTCAGAGGGCTGAGATGGAGGGAGGGGCCAGTGTCTGAGAGGGCGTGGCCATCTTTGAACCAGGTAACCTCCAGTTGGTGGAAAGTGCAGACTGAAGCACAGAGCAGTGTGACGTTTTCACCTCTGCTCAACTTTTTATCATCACTGGAGCTGATTATTCTCATTTTAGACGAATCTAAAATCAAAGTGTTCATATTACTTCACACTTATTAATTCTTAATGATGAATGATTATTTGCAGAATTAAGATTTTTTGTTCTCACCAACAACCGTGACATTCACTCCTGTCTGGTTAGTAAAATGTCCTTCAGGACGATCAGCTTCCATCCTGAAGCGAAAGCTTGCGTTGTCTCCCTGCTGAACATCTCTGATCTGTAAAGTGCAGTTTGTCTTCTTGTCTCCCAGATATTGATAACGAGGATCGATGTTTGCTGAGTTACTGTCATACACAGATGGCATGCTGCCCTGACAGAGTACATGGTTCTTACACCAGCGGACTCTGACGATCTTTAGAGGAACTTCTCTCTGACCATCACTGAAAGACTTCCGAGGTGTGAAGGTGCAGGGGAGGGTGACAGTGGACCCTCTGACAGCACAGGTAGACGTGAAAGGATAGACCACAGTTTGAGCCACAGCACCTGTGTGTGAAATATACAAAGCTGGTCAGATTAAACAAAGAATCATGGCAGGGTATTCTGGGTAGTTGTTATGGTTGCACACAAACTAtcaacacaacttttttttatgaACATAACTccaaatttcgagttacttttctcaaaatttctgGTTTTTGACACTACGGGCTTCCATACTGTAGTGTCTGCTGTTATACTGACAGGAACAAAGTCAGGTACTGATGAGTTAGCGGTTACTAATTGTACCTGCTAactgttttatattttctcatcACCTGTACTGCAGCAAGCCACTAGAGGGCGACTGTGATATTAAAGGCTTCGTGCAGTCCAGATCAGAGGGTTAAgatcacttgaaaaatggcaaaaaatcatgttttgcatggttggatcttaacaaggttccaggTCGAGCTTCAACATGAAACAAGGAGAAATGAGagtgaaacaaaacattttttgaacatGCAATTTATTGACAACACtgattaaactgaaacagggtGTTtcgaaaaacaaaaatacccaCAATTTAAACTCCATAAAACCAGTTTTAGACACCAGCACACAAACAACGGTAGTTCCTCTACTTTCTAACAAGAGTTTTTGATACGAtgcaaaataagtaaataagacAAACTGTAGAGATGAAGACAGAAACACATCTGATAAGCAGGAAAACGTTGGCCGGAAAGAAGAACGAAGGAACTCAAGTGTCCCAACAACTTCCTCAAATAACTGCCTGACTGTTCACCAGGTTCCCAGCGCCGAGCAGCACCGATCTCAGGAAGGAGGTACGAGAAGATCCatgagcaaataaaaaaataaataagtgccAATAATAAAATCAATGACTGCACAATATTAACTGTAAAGTTTTTCTATCAAGTAAATGTGACGTCAGTCAGAAATAATGAGTCTGCTAcaaaatgtttgtgtgaaaaCAAAGTAACGTAAAATAACTTCTCCTTTTGATTTCCCCTCAGCAGCTTTGAGGTGGCTACAATGATCACATCCAGCTGCTCGATCACTTATTGATCTtctacattcacactcacatctcTGACATGTGGTTTCTGCTTTTGCGCCTTTAAACAGGATTTGgatgcagagcagcagcagcgagcGAGTCAAAGGAAAACTCTGAACCCTGTTTCCACTGATCGTCACTAAAACAGGATCAAAATAAGACTTCAGTCTTACCTGCCAGCAGGAACATGAAGCTCCACAGAAGCTTTTTGTCCCAACCTGCCATCCTTAGTTTCTGCTGAGGCTCTGCTGCAGTCAGAGGAGCGAGCAGAGAGTAAAGAGCTGGATGATGAAATGAGGCTGAAGAGTTGTCTTTGTGAATCTGTCGTTTCTTTTATGGTCACTTCCTGAAACCAcgtgattcatttaaaaaatagaaacagtTTGCAGAAACTCAGAGACCAAAGCACTCTGAGCTGCAGGAGGAGGGTTTCATGTTCATTAGATTTGCAACATGCAACAAAGAGAACAAGAACGTTGTGTAAAAatctttgtttcttgttttattcaaaGTTCTCTGTTTCATCATTTGCATGAAATCTCTGCTGAACATTGAAAACAAGTGTGGACACAAAGAAAGAAGATTGTTTCAGTAGTTCATCGCTAACAATCTAGGAAGTGTCCCAGCCTGATGTGCAGAAGCTCCAGATGTTGGTTTCATGTGTCAGCACCAATCGTCAGAGCTGACGACTGACGATGGTAATTAACACGTTTATCCAGTGAAATGCGTTAACGTGAATACATGACATattatttttatctctttatttttttgcattggCTGCATCGAAACAAATAAAGATTGTTATGATCAGTAGATTTTCTCTCATCTAACCTGCACCGAGGATCCTGTACACAGGagcttttttgtgtttgaacAAACAGATGTGATGGATGAAGTCATCGCGGTTACTTCTTCAGGTTTATTTTCAGCGTCTCCGTCATGATTTTATTTCActtctttagtttttttctttttatatttctgtaaaGGTTAATTCAGCAGCATTTAGAAGCTCTTTaatgaaaattacattttaaagctaAAATCTGATTATTGTTGTCATGCATGAATTTTCAAATTTCGATAGTTTTAGTGGTTAAACTTTATGATTGATTAATTTCTGACGTGCTGCTCaaatatagatataaaaatgtaaattcagcttcctgtttgtcGAATTAAAAACAGTCgagattttagttttagtttagttttttttttttacataattctgaaatatttatgttttgttgttttcacgaCAGGTTTAGTCTCAAACACGTTTCCGTCCCTGCAGGCAGAGTCTGACATCACGTCCTGTCTGCTCATCCTCAGAAGCTTGTGCCATCATCTAATGTTTCACAACTTTGTCCTACACTAAAGGCATTTGTGAGGGATGATTAAACAGACGTCAGAGCAGATTAAAACATTAATATAGTCGatgttttctcttgtttgtttatcaagAGGAAACAGGAACCCTCGAGAAATTTAAAGACAATCTTAAAATTTttcataaaaacttttttacaacaaacaacaaaacacagacaaattaaaaaaatcatcatttttattgcaATTAACatagaagaaaaatgaaagttatttttaataaagtaatgtgttcataacaaacaaaacattttggaCTAAAACAGAAGTCGTgacactgaaacacagactgtatatagaaGATGTCCAAAGGCCCATCGTGACGCCGCAGGTTCATGTTTTTAAGACTCTGTTTTGGTATTTTGACTCGAGATGTGACGAGCGAGGCGGCTCTAACAGTGAAACCGAGACCACCGCAGGCTCGTACGGCTTTTGGATCAATTAAAAATAGACTAAATGATACCTGAAAATAACAGGAGAACTACTTCCTCCTCTGAAGTTCTGCAATCAAGCTGCAAAACATCTGAGGAAGTCTTAATGTGTTGCTAATCTCACTGAGCCAGTGCAGGTATAAAAAAGTGGACTCGTGCAGCTGTGGCAGCCATGACAGGGTAAAGACAAGCCGGTTATTCATTTCCTTTTCTGCATATGTGGCGTCTGCGTGGACggctgaatgtgtgtgaatgcagaCAAAGTGCTTTTATGAAAGGGTGAATCAGGCgtgttgtgtaaagtgcttaaagtgctCGAGTAAAGCAGAAGAAGTATGGAAATGAACCCCACAAAGCAAAGTTTTAGCTTTTGTTCTCAGAACAACCTGATCAGAGAAAAGCAGCTCAGACTCTGAAGAGTACAAAGTCtgcattgttgcatttttcCTCGTCCTGGTTTAATGAGCGCTGTAAGAAGAAGTGTGCTGGGTCCTTCACTCAGACTCGAGTTTCAAACCA
The DNA window shown above is from Astatotilapia calliptera chromosome 11, fAstCal1.2, whole genome shotgun sequence and carries:
- the LOC113032244 gene encoding uncharacterized protein LOC113032244 isoform X2, which produces MAGWDKKLLWSFMFLLAGAVAQTVVYPFTSTCAVRGSTVTLPCTFTPRKSFSDGQREVPLKIVRVRWCKNHVLCQGSMPSVYDSNSANIDPRYQYLGDKKTNCTLQIRDVQQGDNASFRFRMEADRPEGHFTNQTGVNVTVVDSSKMRIISSSDDKKLSRGENVTLLCASVCTFHQLEVTWFKDGHALSDTGPSLHLSPLTAEDSGNYTCALKKSMETLSEPYSLQVEAGAGGNLPPIPGVVFVVLLVVIALVLFIVERRLRAAEGQRAAEAS
- the LOC113032244 gene encoding uncharacterized protein LOC113032244 isoform X1, with the protein product MAGWDKKLLWSFMFLLAGAVAQTVVYPFTSTCAVRGSTVTLPCTFTPRKSFSDGQREVPLKIVRVRWCKNHVLCQGSMPSVYDSNSANIDPRYQYLGDKKTNCTLQIRDVQQGDNASFRFRMEADRPEGHFTNQTGVNVTVVDSSKMRIISSSDDKKLSRGENVTLLCASVCTFHQLEVTWFKDGHALSDTGPSLHLSPLTAEDSGNYTCALKKSMETLSEPYSLQVEAGAGGNLPPIPGVVFVVLLVVIALVLFIVERRLRAAEGQRAAEGELLMGGTV